The following proteins are co-located in the Paralichthys olivaceus isolate ysfri-2021 chromosome 2, ASM2471397v2, whole genome shotgun sequence genome:
- the rabif gene encoding guanine nucleotide exchange factor MSS4 yields MDDTTQSKDSTDRSDLVSEEGKNSKSVLCQRCGSKVLCPGMAVFAEKELFLPSMRKKSGLSTTDGSVDGDTLTAHWLVDDMYTFENVGFTNDVGRIKYLICADCEIGPIGWHCLDDKKSFYVAVERVNHA; encoded by the exons ATGGACGACACGACACAGTCCAAGGACAGCACGGACCGGTCCGACCTGGTGTCTGAGGAGGGTAAGAACAGCAAGTCAGTGCTGTGTCAGCGCTGCGGATCTAAAGTGCTGTGTCCCGGGATGGCTGTGTTTGCAGAGAAAGAG CTGTTCCTCCCCTCAATGCGGAAAAAGAGTGGCCTCAGTACCACAGATGGCTCGGTGGACGGGGACACTCTCACTGCCcactggttagtggacgacatGTACACTTTTGAGAACGTGGGCTTCACCAACGACGTTGGGAGAATTAAGTATCTCATCTGTGCAGATTGTGAGATTGGACCAATCGGCTGGCACTGTTTGGATGACAAGAAAAGTTTCTACGTCGCTGTGGAAAGGGTGAATCATGCGTAG